The region CGAGACAAGGCGCGGGTGCTGTTCCTGATCCGAGTGCCGCTGGCGCGTACCGACGAGTTCCTGCGGGCGTACCAGCAGATCCGCTATCTGGTCGCCGAGGGGGTGCCCGGCCATCTGGTGGATCAGGTGTGCCGCTCGGCCGCCGACCCGGAGCAGTGGTTGATTACCAGCGAGTGGCTGACGTTGGAGCATTTCGAGGCATGGGAGCGCAGCCCGGAGCATCGGGAACTCGTCCGGCCGTTACGCGACTGCCTGACCGAGGCCCGGTCGTTGCGGTTCGCCGTTCAGGCCGAGACCAGTCGGCGAGCCAGCTCCGACGGGGTCGAGTTGGCGCATGCCGTCGAGTAACCGCTCTGCCGGGTTCCGTCACGCGGCGGCAGGGGCCGTCGAGCCCCGCAGCGCGGCGTCGACCAGGTTCGCGTATCCGGACTGGCCGGCCCGGTTCGGGTGATACGACTCGTTGATCGGCCAGGATGTCCCGTTGAGCCATTCGACGTCGTCACAAACGGCGTGCCCGGTGAACGGGCCGCGTGCGTCGACGAAACCGAACCCGTGTGCGGCGGCCCGCGCCTGGATCGTCGTGGCGAGCAGGTCGGCGGCGGCATTGAGTTCGGCCTGTTCGCCGGGGGAGATGCGGGCGATCACGTTGCACTCCTCGCCGTTGAACAACCGGGGGTAACCGACGACGACCACCCTGGCGGCGGGAGCGAGGGCTCGGATGCGGGTGTAGAGCTGGTCGAGCCGACCGGGAAGCACCGTACGGATCTGGTTCTCCGCGTTGTCGATCTGACCCCAGCAGGTGTACGGCCACGGCTTGGCGCATTCGGTGATCACGGATCCCCAGCCGATGTCGTTGCCACCGACAGAGACGGTGACCTGGTTGGTCGCGGCGGTCAGACTACCGAGTTGTTGATTGAGGACGTTGGCGACCTTCGCGCCGGAACAGGCGGCGAAGGTGAGCGTGGCACCGTTCCGGTTGGCGACGAGCACCGGGTAGGCGTGCCGGGAGCGCAGGCAGTCTCCGCTGTCCGGGTAGTACTCCCGGGTGCCGGTGCCTGAGGAGTAGGAGTCGCCGAGGGCGGTGTAGGTGATCGGGTCGGCCTGCGCGGGCGGGGCGATGCCGAGTACGACCGCGAGGGCGGCGACCAGGGGAATGGTGAGGCGGCGGAGGGACATGAGGGCCTCCTGACATCGCAGTGGGTAGATGTCAGGTTGGCAGGAATATTTCTCTATCGATAGATGTCGAGGTGAAGAATCTTCAGTCGTTCACCAGGGCGACGTCCCCGGCCGGGATGCCGGCAGCTCGACCGCGAACGCCGGCAGCTCGACCAGTGGACGTCGGCCGCGCGCGTGTCACGGCCGACGTCCACTTGGTTACCCGCCGGGTCAGTTCGGCAGCGGGAACCCGTACCGCGTCGCGTGCTCCGGATCGGTCGGATCGATCTGCCGGAGTCCCTCGTCGGCGAGCCGCTTGTTGATCTCCTCGAGCTGTTCGCGGACGAGGGACGCCTCCTCCTCGGTGACCTTGCCCCGGTGCGGCTTGCCGGCGTGCTCCACCGTGGCGTAGTCGACCTTCTCGGCGGCCTTCCGGCTGCCCTTGGGCGGCCGGATCCGCTCGGCGGTGCGCAGCAGCTGCGCCATCGGCACGTCGGTGGCCAGGGCGTCGAACTCGCTGGCGGTCAACGTCACTCGGCGCGGCTCACCACCGCCGTGCCGGTCGTAGATCTCCACGACCGCGACGTCCAGCGCCGCGTCGTCGATGCTCTCGATCTCGATAGGCTGGGCTTCCAGCTGCACGGGGCCGGCGACGAGGTCCGGATGCTCCAGGACGACCACCCGGACGATCTCGTCGTCCGGCTGGAGGACCTTACCGCTGAAGTCGGAGACGTGAACGGTCTTTCTTCCCATGCTTGGAACTTCTCCTGTCGAGTGGTGCTGGCAGGGCCAGGTGACGAAGTTACCCGACAGGTGTGCGAATACCGGGGTAGGGCCACGACCCCCGGCGGGTGGGCGTGTCGCCGTTCGACGGTGGGACGCAGCCCACTGGTCACCCCGCCGGGTTACCTGCCGTCCCCGGATTCTGCGGTAGCACCGCCGCCGGACCCTGCCGCAACGCCGGTACCGCGATGAACGTGCTGGCCGCTCCCCGCACCCGGCGTGGCCAGCGGGAATCGGTGGCGATGCGGTAGACGGCCTGGCGGAAGGACGGAGTGGTGGCGAGCGTACCGAGCACCGAAAGGCATCCGGCGGCGGCCGGTCCGGACCCCTCGTACCAGGTGCGCAGCAGTGCGGCGAGAATCTCGTCACGAACCTCCGGGTCGACCGACGTGCCGGTGGCGAGCAGGTGGCCGGCGGCCAGCACCTGGTCGCCGGTGCCCCGCGCCAACCTGTTGAGGACCGGCCCGATCTCCAGGCTGGCGCGGGCGAGCACGAAACCACCCAGGCTCCTGGTGGTGGGGTCGGCCATCAGCGTCAGCCATCGTTCCTCCTGCCAGGACCGGGCCAGCGGGCCGGCTGCCAGGTATTCCGCGA is a window of Micromonospora polyrhachis DNA encoding:
- a CDS encoding antibiotic biosynthesis monooxygenase family protein → MTERDKARVLFLIRVPLARTDEFLRAYQQIRYLVAEGVPGHLVDQVCRSAADPEQWLITSEWLTLEHFEAWERSPEHRELVRPLRDCLTEARSLRFAVQAETSRRASSDGVELAHAVE
- a CDS encoding SGNH/GDSL hydrolase family protein, translating into MSLRRLTIPLVAALAVVLGIAPPAQADPITYTALGDSYSSGTGTREYYPDSGDCLRSRHAYPVLVANRNGATLTFAACSGAKVANVLNQQLGSLTAATNQVTVSVGGNDIGWGSVITECAKPWPYTCWGQIDNAENQIRTVLPGRLDQLYTRIRALAPAARVVVVGYPRLFNGEECNVIARISPGEQAELNAAADLLATTIQARAAAHGFGFVDARGPFTGHAVCDDVEWLNGTSWPINESYHPNRAGQSGYANLVDAALRGSTAPAAA